Proteins encoded in a region of the Sphingopyxis sp. OAS728 genome:
- a CDS encoding LacI family DNA-binding transcriptional regulator — translation MTRATIKDVSRVAGVSIKTVSRVLNKERYVSDDMRQKVEEAVARLNYHPSQAARTLAGKRSFQIGLIHDNPSPYYIFNMQAGVGQRCREADFRMIVQPCDINSPGLVDDIGALIDQAQLDGIIMTPPVTDVGTALAELFRRKIPVVRVQPGTDLTATSAVYIDNVQAADDMTAYLISLGHRRIGFVTGHGNYFASGQRLTGYRQALQRAGIGFDAALVFPGQFDFQSGTAAAEALLALDQPPTAIFASSDDMAAGVLAAAHRLGVSVPDQLSVAGFDDTDLAQVVWPSLTTIHQPIRDLGYAAADLLLEFGETIERRQLPHKLVVRGSTAAPKG, via the coding sequence ATGACCCGGGCAACGATCAAGGATGTCTCGCGCGTCGCGGGCGTGTCGATCAAGACCGTGTCGCGCGTGCTCAACAAGGAACGCTATGTCAGCGACGACATGCGGCAAAAGGTCGAGGAGGCGGTCGCCCGCCTCAACTATCACCCCAGTCAGGCGGCGCGCACGCTCGCGGGGAAACGCTCGTTCCAGATCGGGCTGATCCACGACAACCCCAGCCCCTATTATATCTTCAACATGCAGGCGGGGGTCGGGCAACGTTGCCGAGAGGCCGACTTTCGCATGATCGTCCAGCCCTGCGACATCAACTCGCCCGGCCTTGTCGACGACATCGGCGCGCTGATCGATCAGGCGCAGCTCGACGGCATCATCATGACCCCGCCGGTGACCGACGTCGGCACCGCGCTTGCCGAACTGTTCCGCCGCAAGATCCCCGTCGTGCGCGTCCAGCCGGGCACCGACCTGACCGCGACCTCGGCGGTTTACATCGACAATGTGCAGGCGGCCGACGACATGACGGCGTACCTGATCTCGCTCGGCCATCGCCGCATCGGCTTCGTCACAGGGCACGGCAATTATTTCGCGAGCGGCCAGCGGCTGACCGGATACCGGCAGGCGCTCCAGCGCGCAGGGATAGGCTTCGACGCGGCGCTGGTCTTTCCGGGTCAGTTCGATTTCCAGTCGGGGACCGCCGCGGCCGAAGCGCTGCTGGCGCTCGACCAGCCGCCGACCGCAATCTTCGCGAGCAGCGACGACATGGCCGCGGGCGTGCTGGCAGCGGCGCATCGGCTCGGCGTATCGGTGCCTGACCAATTGTCGGTCGCCGGCTTTGACGACACCGACCTCGCGCAGGTCGTCTGGCCGTCGCTGACCACGATCCACCAGCCGATCCGCGACCTCGGCTACGCCGCCGCCGACCTGCTGCTCGAATTCGGCGAGACGATCGAGCGGCGGCAATTGCCGCACAAGCTCGTCGTGCGCGGTTCGACGGCGGCGCCGAAAGGTTGA
- a CDS encoding MFS transporter translates to MAQIADKRRWLVVGLVFIAIVLNYVDRQILALLKPTLQLEFDWTDRDYSHMASAFQFAAALAFLGTGWFIDKVGLRWGFAIGVGVWSLAGMAHAFATTVSGFVASRAVLGAAESIGTPAAVKTAATYFNAKERSFVLGLGGIAPNVGAILTPLLIPLMALMWGWQATFLIAGGLGLVWVVVWLMVRIPEQPNAARDAAAPPIPWSSLLRDRRQWAVILGKALTDQVWWFLLFFMPDLFHRVFGLTQGTLGLPVAFVYFMAALGGITGGYLPSYLMGRRGWTVNAARKTTMLIYALLILPVPLLVGVDSAWVAAMILGLALFAHQGFSTNLFGLTTDVFPARIVGSAIGIGAFAGNLSGMAMIEFAGWSLDTGRGYLPMMLVCAFTYLVALAAIHLILPRIVAVDEEDDGEVQVLAH, encoded by the coding sequence TTGGCGCAAATCGCCGATAAACGCCGCTGGCTCGTGGTGGGGCTCGTCTTCATCGCGATCGTCCTCAACTATGTCGACCGCCAGATCCTTGCGCTGCTCAAGCCGACGCTCCAGCTCGAGTTCGACTGGACCGACCGCGATTACAGCCACATGGCCTCGGCCTTCCAGTTCGCCGCCGCGCTCGCCTTCCTCGGCACCGGCTGGTTCATCGACAAGGTCGGGCTGCGCTGGGGTTTCGCGATCGGCGTCGGCGTGTGGAGCCTCGCGGGCATGGCACATGCCTTTGCAACCACCGTATCGGGCTTCGTCGCCTCGCGCGCGGTGCTCGGCGCGGCGGAATCGATCGGCACCCCGGCCGCGGTGAAGACCGCCGCGACCTACTTCAACGCGAAGGAGCGAAGTTTCGTCCTCGGCCTCGGCGGTATCGCGCCGAACGTCGGCGCGATCCTGACGCCTTTGCTCATCCCGCTGATGGCGCTGATGTGGGGCTGGCAGGCGACCTTCCTGATCGCCGGCGGGCTCGGGCTCGTCTGGGTCGTCGTGTGGTTGATGGTCCGGATTCCCGAGCAGCCGAACGCCGCGCGCGACGCCGCGGCGCCGCCGATTCCGTGGAGCAGCCTGCTCCGCGATCGCCGCCAATGGGCGGTTATCCTCGGGAAAGCGCTCACCGATCAGGTGTGGTGGTTCCTGCTTTTCTTCATGCCCGACCTTTTCCACCGCGTCTTCGGGCTGACGCAGGGCACGCTCGGTCTGCCCGTCGCCTTCGTCTATTTCATGGCGGCGCTTGGCGGCATCACCGGCGGCTATCTGCCCTCCTATCTGATGGGCCGCCGCGGCTGGACCGTGAACGCTGCGCGCAAGACGACGATGCTCATCTATGCGCTGCTCATCCTGCCCGTGCCCTTGCTCGTCGGGGTCGACAGCGCATGGGTCGCCGCGATGATCCTCGGCCTCGCGCTCTTCGCGCATCAGGGCTTCTCGACCAATCTCTTCGGCCTCACCACCGACGTCTTCCCCGCGCGCATCGTCGGCTCGGCGATCGGGATCGGCGCCTTTGCCGGCAATTTGTCGGGCATGGCGATGATCGAGTTCGCGGGCTGGTCGCTCGACACGGGCAGGGGCTATCTGCCGATGATGCTTGTCTGTGCTTTCACCTATCTCGTCGCGCTCGCGGCGATCCACCTCATCCTCCCGCGCATCGTCGCCGTCGACGAGGAGGACGACGGCGAAGTGCAGGTGCTGGCGCATTGA